Proteins from one Novosphingobium aureum genomic window:
- a CDS encoding SDR family NAD(P)-dependent oxidoreductase, whose protein sequence is MGSGMSISASPTGAAYCGSKAAVLMTTRTAARAAGQYGIRINAVLPRAVETSMLMGNMTGDDDKDGFLSRMESFSALGKLAHARDIAEAVLFLAGDRSSAISGVAIPVDGGAIPGA, encoded by the coding sequence ATCGGCTCGGGAATGTCGATCTCGGCCAGCCCCACCGGGGCGGCCTATTGCGGCTCGAAAGCCGCCGTGCTGATGACCACCAGGACCGCGGCCCGCGCGGCCGGGCAGTACGGCATCCGGATCAATGCAGTCCTGCCCAGAGCGGTCGAGACGAGCATGCTGATGGGCAACATGACCGGCGATGACGACAAGGACGGCTTCCTGTCCCGCATGGAAAGCTTCAGCGCCCTGGGCAAACTCGCCCATGCACGGGACATCGCCGAGGCCGTACTTTTCCTGGCAGGAGATCGCAGCTCGGCCATCTCCGGAGTGGCGATCCCGGTCGATGGCGGGGCTATCCCCGGCGCCTGA
- a CDS encoding zinc-binding dehydrogenase, which translates to MTLTGREMRTHIDEEGTLTLSLQSVTSGEPGDDEVIVRVEAAPINPSDLGLLLGPADVASLESSGDETVRFHVPEERLASVYGRLGQSLPIGNEGAGTVIAAGRNAKGLEGKTVGMIGGGMYADYRRIAARDVAVLPEGTTAAEGAAMFVNPPTALGFVETARMEGHSAIVHTAAASNLGQMLQKICRADGIPLVNVVRSPEQARILRNIGAQHVVNSRDEDFTVQLTAAIRETGATIAFDAIGGGTLGSEILHAMERAASQNASSYSRYGSDTFKQLYIYGGLDPAPTTLNRTGFGFQWSAGGWLLFPFLQKAGKETVTRMRQRVAAELTTTFASRYTQVIGLAEALQPDVLRRYERKATGEKYLIDPRLG; encoded by the coding sequence ATGACGCTGACAGGCCGCGAGATGCGCACGCATATTGACGAAGAGGGAACGCTGACCCTTTCGTTGCAAAGCGTCACGTCTGGCGAACCCGGCGATGACGAAGTCATCGTGCGCGTGGAAGCCGCGCCCATCAATCCCAGCGATCTTGGCCTTCTTCTCGGCCCCGCCGATGTCGCGTCACTGGAAAGCTCGGGCGACGAGACCGTGCGGTTTCACGTACCCGAGGAGCGTCTTGCCAGCGTATACGGCCGGCTCGGGCAGTCGCTGCCTATCGGGAACGAGGGGGCCGGAACCGTGATCGCGGCCGGGCGCAATGCCAAGGGCCTGGAGGGCAAGACCGTCGGCATGATCGGCGGAGGCATGTACGCCGACTATCGCCGCATCGCGGCACGCGATGTCGCGGTGCTGCCCGAGGGGACAACTGCCGCCGAAGGTGCAGCGATGTTCGTGAACCCGCCGACGGCTCTCGGGTTCGTCGAGACGGCGCGCATGGAGGGCCACAGTGCCATCGTCCACACCGCCGCAGCGTCCAACCTGGGCCAGATGCTGCAGAAGATCTGCCGCGCCGACGGCATTCCCCTCGTCAACGTGGTCCGCTCCCCGGAGCAGGCCCGGATCCTGCGGAACATCGGCGCGCAGCACGTCGTCAACAGCCGGGACGAGGACTTCACTGTGCAGCTTACAGCGGCCATCCGCGAAACCGGTGCGACAATCGCCTTCGATGCGATCGGCGGCGGCACCTTGGGCAGTGAGATCCTTCACGCGATGGAACGCGCAGCTTCGCAGAATGCGTCCAGCTACAGCCGCTACGGCTCGGATACCTTCAAGCAGCTCTACATCTATGGCGGTCTCGATCCGGCGCCCACCACGCTGAACCGGACAGGCTTCGGATTTCAGTGGTCTGCCGGCGGTTGGCTGCTCTTCCCGTTCCTGCAGAAAGCCGGGAAGGAGACCGTGACGCGCATGCGCCAGCGTGTCGCGGCCGAACTCACGACGACCTTTGCGAGCCGGTATACCCAGGTCATTGGCCTTGCCGAGGCCCTACAGCCGGACGTGCTGCGGCGTTACGAGCGAAAGGCGACCGGAGAGAAGTACCTGATCGATCCCCGGCTCGGCTGA